A portion of the Gadus macrocephalus chromosome 10, ASM3116895v1 genome contains these proteins:
- the psmd10 gene encoding 26S proteasome non-ATPase regulatory subunit 10, with translation MAGSVSNVDICNHAYEGHMDKLRQCIITDKTLACKTDQGQRTALHWACSAGHNDIVQYLLDLGVEVNLPDDASWTPLHIAASAGREDIVKALISKGAQLNPVNQNGCTPLHYASSKDRYEIALALLENGADPNATDKLHSTPLHRASSKGNCRLITLLLEHSASTNIQDIEGNTPLHLACDEERVEAAKLLVGHGASIYIENKEEKTPVQMARGGVGATLQRLVEG, from the exons ATGGCTGGTTCAGTATCAAATGTGGACATTTGTAATCATGCCTACGAAGGACACATGGACAAACTAAGGCAATGCATTATAACAGATAAAACACTCGCCTGCAAAACGGACCAG GGCCAGAGAACCGCCCTTCACTGGGCTTGTTCTGCGGGCCACAACGATATTGTGCAGTATCTTCTTGATCTGGGAGTTGAAGTGAATCTACCAGATGAT GCTTCTTGGACGCCTCTCCACATAGCAGCCTCAGCAGGCAGAGAGGACATTGTGAAGGCCCTGATATCCAAAGGTGCTCAGCTGAACCCTGTCAATCAGAATGGCTGCACCCCTTTGCACTACGCATCGTCTAAAGACAGATATGAG ATAGCCCTGGCGCTGCTTGAGAACGGAGCAGATCCCAACGCCACAGACAAGCTGCACTCCACTCCCCTCCACAGAGCTTCTTCTAAGGGCAACTGCCGGCTCATCACACTGCTCCTAGAGCACAGCGCCTCCACAAACATCCAGGACATTGAGGGAAACACACCGCT CCACTTGGCGTGTGACGAGGAGCGTGTTGAAGCCGCTAAGCTACTGGTGGGGCACGGCGCCAGTATTTACATTGAGAACAAGGAGGAGAAGACCCCCGTCCAGATGGCCAGGGGCGGCGTGGGCGCCACGCTCCAGCGCCTGGTTGAAGGATGA
- the nxt2 gene encoding NTF2-related export protein 2, giving the protein MASTLDFKTHADQSCRYAEEFVNIYYDCMDKKRRNLTRLYLDKSTLVWNGNTVSGQDALNEFYETLPSSEFQVYTLDCQPVHEQATQGQTTILVVSCGVVKFEGNKQRFFNQNFLLTAQATPNSEQPVWKIASDCFRFQDWQS; this is encoded by the exons ATGGCGTCTACACTG GATTTCAAAACACATGCTGACCAGTCATGCAGGTATGCGGAGGAATTCGTCAACATTTATTATGACTGCATGGATAAAAAAAGGAGG AATCTAACCCGCCTTTACCTGGACAAATCCACCCTGGTGTGGAATGGGAACACAGTTTCGGGCCAGGATGCATTAAACGAGTTTTATGAGACCCTTCCATCAAGCGAGTTCCAGGTTTACACACTGGACTGTCAGCCCGTCCATG AACAAGCTACCCAGGGCCAGACAACGATATTGGTGGTGAGCTGTGGAGTTGTTAAATTCGAGGGGAACAAACAACGTTTTTTCAACCAGAACTTTCTGCTAACAGCGCAGGCTACACCGAACAGTGAGCAGCCTGTCTGGAAGATTGCCAGTGACTGTTTCCGTTTCCAAGACTGGCAAAGCTAA